The sequence TATCATGGATGAGGCCTGTGGAATGAATCTTCCTTCATTTGCACAATTGCCTGTTGAATTTTCTCCATAACATGTGACTCTTGACAGAACCTACAGGCAAACATTAAAGAAATCGCGAATTTTTCACTGGACATGAGCCATAAATAACTTATTCATGTTCTGTACGATAAAGCTCGTAACTTACATATTTCAGTTCTGCAATTGGAATAGTATCCTTAGGACAGAGATCAGGTGTGAAGCTGTAACTAGGCGCACCTGAGAAGGGGTCGCAAACTCCTCTTGTTCCTACGCTGTTTCCCCCGTTATCATTTAATCCAAATCCTTGTACCTCTCTCAGCTTATAATTTAGCTGGAAATCAGAAAcacaaagaaaacaaataaattttttgtcctagctttagtgcaccgggctgccctttttttaacAGTACCTGAGTAATGAAATTATGAACAGTGGAGCCAATCTGCACCAAAATTTTGTCTGAAGATTCCGAGCTTGCACATGGAAGTATAATTTGCAAGCTGTTGTTCTGAGGATTCTGCTGAAAATCCTCCAAAGCTGAGCAGGTGTCTTCTGCAAAGCTGCATTAGCATTTGCTAAAGTCACGGTACATAAAACGAAAATATTACACTTAAGAACTGAGAGGAAGAGAAGGATCTGCGCTCACGTGTGGAAGAAGAAATCAAAGCCGGTCAGCACCcaactcagagtcgtcaaaatCCAGCAGCAGAAGATGATTCTAGTAATTAATAAGAGCTGTTTAATTAGGCGTTGAGAATATAAAGGTGATTTCTTGTCAAACATATGTATAAAAATCTTGCTTACATTATAAATCCAAGAGGCCAATGCCAAACGAGCAAAACTGAGCCAAAGCAGCATTCCATTAGTCTAACCATGTCATTGATGATCGATTTACAGGTATGTTAGAAGGAAAAAGAATCAATAGCAAGACGATAGCTAGCAAAAGTAGTAATTGTGTAACAGCTTATAATTCACAAACTCTCTAGTTTAATTCACATCCAAACATGGAAGTACAAATATAAGCTTTAATTCTAAAAGACTCAAAATTTTATGTATAGTGTGACAGAATCTCACCTAATGCACAAACCAAAAGCACCAAATTGACAGTGACAACAACAATATTTGTGACGCATCTGCAGCCAAACAGAGCATAGTATTAAGGAAGATATAAATGTGATACCTAGCATAAGACTGACACACAATGACTCAGACCAGTGACTTACAGAGTTCTAATAGCTTCATTGCTTACATGCCGGGTTTTGTCAACAAACTGTTGAATCGTAATAGATCCTCTTCGAAGCCTATGGGTTATCACGTTCAACATCTTGTCTGCCTGTGAATTGTAAGGGCTTAAAAGAGTTTGCATACTTAGCAAAACCTTTATAACCCTTCTAATGGTATGACGAGTATCCCCACCAGCATCAAAAATTGTTTGGCGAAGCCTTTCGACTCTATGTTCAAAACCATTGTTTGCAGCCAAAACAACACTGCTTGCAGCTCttccaaacaaaacaaaaagaagtAGACACATCAGCCAGTCTTCTTCTGGTAAACTTAGCATGAATGAAATATCAAAAATGTAATACTCCATTACTTAATTCCCAATTGAGAAGAGCAATCATTTTGTATGAATTTGTTGTATATATAGGTCACTAATAATCATTAATATAAGATGAGGGACAATAAATGTGTTTGATTCAGACGCGGACCCAAGGTTCTCAGTTTATGAGTTTTGAATCATAATCCTCTTTGCTTACTTTTGCCAAACCTATACTCCGCCCCTAGTTTGGTACATACTTTAACTTCTATACTACACTGACCATTGCTATAAAGATAATGTGATATTGTAAAGTAGGTTCTGTTGAACCCGGAGCTTTAAGGTTGGCTCCCCCAGCATAGTTCAATTTCTACACACTGACTTGTGTTCTTTTACTAATTTATTGATGAATATGACATATTATTTTCCTAAACAACTTCCTTTGTCATCTTTAAAATAAGCGCGTGTGTATTTCTTTTTTTCCAAAATAGGAACAGAACACTATAGTTAGTTAAAAAGTACTTGTAGTAACCAAGAAATAAGCAAGCAAAAGCACTTACATGGCAAGGATGGTAAACAGGACAACCAGCGAGAACATCAAAATGTAGGAAGAAGGCGGATACTCGACAACTGGAGTAGTTGGGCTtccatgaaaatacttaaaaatcatGTAACTCCCAAAACCTAAACCAATTAATAACCAAATCCCAGCAATTGCATATCCATGTATGCCTGTGAAAGCCGCAGactgtttaaaaaaaataaaaaaaaaaacatatcagCAGCTTCAGTTTgctaaacaataaaaacaaacttTTGTCTCATTAGAAACAAAAACTTACAGCCCAATAGTGCTTGTCACCAAGATTATAAGTTCCATCATACGACTTTAAGTGTCTAAAAGGATCAGGCCTTCTTGAAATCTCATCACGAACAATGAAACCAAATACAAGAGATTTCTGAGCGACCATATTAGTCGAAATTAATAAAAGAAGGAAAGGAACAAGAACCCTTCCATGTGATTTCGGCATGATAATATACTATGATCTTGATTTTTGATAggcaaaacataaaaaataaaagtggtataaaagaagagaaaaattcatTCCTTGACTTGGTCATTAAGGTTAGGATAGCTTGTGGCTAGTAAGAAACTTTTGGTTATTCTTGTTTGTACAGAGGAGTTGTGGGATTGATAATAATATTCTCCTACTTAGCATCTCTGTTGTTGTTTTTCACTAGAAAGAACTCAATTGAACTAAGTGAGAaatataatataatgaaatgaaAGGAGATCCATCAAGTGGTTATAAAGTGTGCGGAATTAACGGACTCCCTCTAGTAAATTGGGATTAttaattttgaccaaatcttTTAAGTGTAATTGGGTTTTGATCCACTTATTCTTTCTTTCTACGTAAGCTTTCTTTTTCCTTTCATCACCCGATATTTTATGGATGGATGTATTTTCCATCACAAAAAGAAAACTTAACTATCACTTTCTACCTTTTTTACTTTTGTGCATCTTCATTTATCCTCTTTTCACATTTCATTTTATACTtacatattttctttaatttatctaTAAATTTTAGTGAATAAAGTTAtctgatatttatatatatatgcatgaaaAAGTAGGTATTTCTTAAAACTAGAATGTAACGATGTAGGGATCCATATGTAAACATAGTATCTATTTAGATAGGCCCGAATGGCCccttctcataatgagaatgtatATAACCCTATTCCGGCCTGGTCCGGTATGGAATGAACTTATAATCATAGAATCGACTCGATCATCAGATTATAAGTTCATAACCCTAGCCCATTTCCATTTTGGACGGAACAGATCTACTAATTCTTTGATTCCAGTTAGTAAGAGGGATCTTGAACTAAGAAATAGACCCTAGAAGCTAAAAAAGGCTATCCTGAGCAATTGCAATAATCGGGTTCATTGATATTCCTGGTATAGTAGATGCTATCACACGTACAATCATATAGGTCCATGCAAGGTACCCCAATATCacaattattgaaaaaatatttttactcgTTAAGTATTTACTTGACACGCCTCTTAAGAAACAATAAAgataatttcaattttattattttattctttaaatatactaaattaaatatttttaaaatatttagaaataacTGTAgttaatagtaaaaatatattaaaaattagtatatgattaaattatgtataaataatataaatatcaaccttttaaaagtaattacactttcttccacttttttaattactttactctttctccctattaatatacataacatagccaacatatacatagcattctgtgtacatgtgagatttttgtaatatgtgtaaagaattagaattttttataatattgaaaacataagttgtgtatttattgaCTTGTGAACAAGTAAAAGAGATCGTGGAAGGAGAGAGAAATAGTAATAATTTCGCGGTTTAACTTTGTTGCAACAATAATTTGTATTCATTTGGTGTTTTAAATAAAAGCTACTTTAGTTGCGTATATAGAGCGAATTACcctttatcctttttcttttttttaaaatgctgACACCCGTTTGTGCAACTTTTTTGGGGAAAAAAAGAATTGAATAGGTGTTGGGATATCTGTTTCCTaaaaagatttaggaaaaatatttttggagagatGTTTGGCTATTTTGGTTAGTGTTCCCAAGAAAGTTTTTGTGAAGTATCCCTAAAGGTGTGGTTTGAAGacaaacaaaatatttttaaaagaaaggttTTCCCAAACAAATAGTTAAAGGGAAATAGAGTTTCATAATTCAACGTCCAAACACTGTGAATCAATGAACCTTTTATCCTAATCAGAAAACAAGCACGTACAGGAAGTATATATGTATCTGTTCTTAAAATAGTTGAAACTTTATTATTTGAGTGTAAATATGTAGGAACTTTTGGCACTTAATTGGTGCAAAGTCAAAAGTTCGCTCATTTTCCAACTTTCAACATGGACGGCTTATATACCATCTGAATATATAGGATGACTTTTAACAATTGGAAGATAGTTTTTGACTATATATTGAGAAAATATGGTCTTTTTCTTTGCTTTTGTTGAATTAGAATATATGTGTAAATACACAATATTTACACAACACCAACTACTATACTATACACACAGATAGATGGTAGTGTCAAAGACTCAATAGTGGAAATacggattttggagaaatttttaGAAACGATTGTGGAAAATGAATGTTGTCTATTTCAAGTCCCGTTACATAATTGTATGAGAAAGAACTGGGATACAGATAACTAAAGTGAAAACAGTTTACCTAACTACTTGTTGTCAAGCTTACGGGAGAAGTACTTGTAGTACACCCTTAGGGCTATTATTGAAGATCTTAAATATTTTGCTTCAAGCCAACAAGACCAcaattaaacatatatatatatatggaaagaagaaatcaacatgtaaattttctagaaaatgaaGGTCACAAACATGAAGAAAATTTACTAATCTGGAAAATGAGCTAAAGAAAATGGAGTTCCTTTTaggcacaatacataaacatgccttTTAACTTGACTTCATAGCatatctatgacctccaactttgggtgtgcacaagtaaacccttaaatttgtataaagttaAATAAGTAGACACATATGTCCAATATGGCATCCTACGTGGCAAATTCTTGACCTACATGGCATCTAGGGGCGGATCTATTAAGGCCCATGAGGATGGCACGCCACCCGCAAACTTCGACGGAAACTCTCTTACACtgatatattcaaataataaatctGCCACCCACAATATTAAAGTGACATATATCCAATGCAAGTGATAAAGTGAGTTTTTAGTGGCCCAAAGGTCGCGGGTTCGACCTTTGTTGGCAACAAACATTTTCTTAAAGcaatataggtatatatatatacctgtCACCAACTATATCAAAGTGATATCTAGTGCAAGTGGTAAGACGCTTTTTTAGTGGCCCTAAGTTCGCAAGTCACGGGTTCGACCTTTGTTGGCAGCGTAACTTCTGCTTTGCATACATATTATGCTAATTACAGTTGacttaattatataattaattattatttttgacctttttttaaatttctttagttgttaaaaaataatttaatctctctcatccaaatttaaaaaaaaaaactatcgcTATTCTCTCAATTTTCAAATCACGATTTCACCTCTATTTATTGACTTCTAGACTCTGGTTCACTTGGCATCCGAAGAGTTCGGATCCTGAATCCGTCTCTGATGGCATCCTAGGTGTATTATGCCAACGTAGGACGTATATGTCTGCTTGTTCGACTTTATACAAGTGTAAgggtctacttgtgcacacctaAAATTGAAGGTTATAGATATAATTTAAGGTCAAGTTAAAAGTTctgtttatatatgtattatgccTTTCTTTTATGACAAGCCATATTGTAGCTTAATTATATTATGAACGTTTTTAGactatttatttgtcttttcaatataccaaaaaaattatgataCATACTTGACATAATTATCTAACACGTACACACAATAATAGAGAAAGCCAATATAGAGATTTGGACATGTATATACTTCCAACGTTAGTATTTCGTGGCGTACTTAATAATTATATTGTGAGAACTACTACAAACGATTTGGCGCATTGTTTAAATTCTTCATTTATTTCTGGCTTTCGTGTTTCTATGAAACAGTAGGGGTGTGGTTACTGATTAATAGACTTTTTGTGAAATCATACAAGTTGATTGAATGTGTGAGTGTGACATATTTCGAGACAATGGATGCAGCCATTCACTCACGAGCTAGTCACGCAATGCAGCTTTCAAATATACTAGTAGGAGTTCCTACAAGAATGAAGTGTTTGTTGTACGTGGAGTATTAAATATCGATCAAGTTAGAAATGTGGCTATCACATAGATTTAGTCTCCTATTTGCCTCCTATATTAACTTTTTGGGCTATCCAACTAATCAATTTGCAATTAATATACAAACCTGACACTTGGAAAGCTAAGGATAATTCGTTTTGCCGTGAAAATCAAAATTACATTCACTTCATTTGATGTTTTTAATGtcgaaaataaagttaaaattgtGTTTTACAGTAGTATTTTGAAAAcggagtattcttttaagttaaaaaataaataaaaagtaaaag comes from Capsicum annuum cultivar UCD-10X-F1 chromosome 2, UCD10Xv1.1, whole genome shotgun sequence and encodes:
- the LOC107860184 gene encoding uncharacterized protein LOC107860184, with product MPKSHGRVLVPFLLLLISTNMVAQKSLVFGFIVRDEISRRPDPFRHLKSYDGTYNLGDKHYWASAAFTGIHGYAIAGIWLLIGLGFGSYMIFKYFHGSPTTPVVEYPPSSYILMFSLVVLFTILAIAASSVVLAANNGFEHRVERLRQTIFDAGGDTRHTIRRVIKVLLSMQTLLSPYNSQADKMLNVITHRLRRGSITIQQFVDKTRHVSNEAIRTLCVTNIVVVTVNLVLLVCALVLLVWHWPLGFIIIIFCCWILTTLSWVLTGFDFFFHTFAEDTCSALEDFQQNPQNNSLQIILPCASSESSDKILVQIGSTVHNFITQLNYKLREVQGFGLNDNGGNSVGTRGVCDPFSGAPSYSFTPDLCPKDTIPIAELKYVLSRVTCYGENSTGNCANEGRFIPQASSMILFAYTQSVEDLVEIFPDLQSLSHCSKVRQAFGNILQYQCRPFRRSAQILWSSMLSLSIIMVLLVLTLTVKAHQETGRSFDTCSITPKSS